The nucleotide window caaaataattataataaatctaTGTTAATAGGCACACACTGTATAAAGATGAATTTGTGACAACAATAACATACAAAAAAAGGAGAGATAGACATGTATTATATAAGAGCAGGGTTTTGTATACCATTGAAGCTAGGATGGTTTTAATTCAAAATAGGCTGTTATAAGTTTAGGAGGCTAATTGTAATCCCTAAGTAACTACTAAGACAATAACTaaaaacatatatacagaaaaggaatgagaaaggaatcaGCATGTTAcactataaaaaaatcaactaaacacaAAGGATGGTAGTAATGGAAGAACTGAGGAACAAAAAAGATATAACATATAAAACTaaatagcaaaatgacagaagtaagtCCTTCCATagcagtaattactttaaatgtagatGGATTAAGCTttccaataaaaagacaaagattggcagaatagattttttaaaatgtaatctgaCTATATAGTGTGAGATTCTTTTTAGTTTCAAAGACATtaataagttgaaaatataactATGGAaagagatattccatgcaaataataaccaaaagagagctggagctgctatactaatatcagacaaaatagactttaagtcaaaaactgttatGAGGGATGAAGAAGtgcattatatattgataaaagcatcaattaaacaagaagactttatttcttcttgtttgtaatagttatttatagaaaataattatttgtagaaAACAACAAGCTCAAATTACatgaagcaaacattgacagatTTGAAGGTAAAAGCAGACAGttctacaataatagttggagattttaatatcccactttttttgtgtgaaatagggtgtcactctgtggcccaggctgaagtgcagtggcacaatcatggctcagacagcctcaacctccgggtctcaagcaatcctcccacctcagcccaccagtagctgggaccacaggtgcacaccaccacacccagctgattttttgtgtttcccactttcaataatgagtagaacactagacagaagaccaGTAAGAAAATAtaggacttgaacaacactatcaaccaaTTAGACCTAACACATATGaagaacattccacccaacaatagcaaatacacattctttccacggaatattctccaggataaaccatatgttaggccacaaaacaagccttaatatattttaaaagattgaaaccATACAATGTATCTTCTCTGAACACAGCAGAatgaagctagaaatcaataagagaaggaaaactggaaaattcatacATATTTGGAAATTAGacaacatacttttaaacaaccaatgtatcaaagaaaaaaatcacagagaaaatgagaaaatatcttcGGATGAATGAAAACATAACACCAAACACTTgagagatgcagcaaaagcatcAGCACAGAGGGAAATTTTTTATCTATAAAAcagctacattaaaaaaaaatctcgaaTTAATAAATcatcattttgtaaaatatatacatacctatagaTATAGACGCATAGATTTGCATGGGGGTATTTCCAGAGGGATACACATCAAAATGTCAATAAAGGTTATCTCTTGAGTgtttgggaatttttttctttatggtttcttttttatatttatatgattaTTACATTTAagttataaaatggaaaaataaatctcCAAAACCAATAGCCCTTTGAAGCTACAAGCCATAGCCCAAGACCTATTTTACTCTAAACACAGTATCCAATGGTgtcatgcatttttaaataaataaggtaGATAATTCATACAATTACATTCAACAAGCACttcttgagcacctattatgttcTAGGCACTGTTACACAAATGACTTTACTTCAGTGTGCTTagattcccctttccattcctaaGTATGGTGTCAAGTATATCCACTCTCCCTGTCTCACTTCGATCACAAGTATTTGAATTTGGATTTtaagtttcatttctaattgtttAATGCAGTTAAATCCCTACTAAAGGAATATCTGGCATCACACTACCAACCCTTGGCCTGCCTCAGTGATTTCAGGCTTTGCAAGGTCAAAGTAATATGTCTCATCAATCACCACCTCTGTACTGGCCTACTCCTGAAAGTAGACAGCCTACTGACTCTGAGGTGCATTCTTAAGGTTGATTGCAAAGGGGGAGGGCCAAATCTCAAAAACTGGGCTCCACTGGCCGACACCATCAAATACAAATTCTCCACTTGCTAAATATTCCTTCTGGTATCTTTCTCCCACTTTCCTTACTCCCTTCCTTTCTGGAACTCTGATTTGGCCTCCTTCTAACTCGCCTCTCTGCTGTAAGACCACTAGATGGTGCAGTTTTAGAACCCACTCCCACTggatcttctctcctctctctggctCTCCCGCCACAGATCACATGTCTAATTCAGCAAGAAAACACCTTGGGGCAGGAGTTTCCACTGCCAAGACAGCTATACCCAAAGGGGATGGCAATAGCAACAACCTCTGTTCAGGTTTGTGGTCCTCGTGCAGCTGGTTGTGTGTTCATCTGTTGACATTTGGAGGTGCGGTGGGGGATGTTAATCAGAGGAGCAGTACCTGAGAGAGGACCTCTTTCTCACACACTGCCGAGAACCTCCGAGAACAAGGAAGAGGGTAACACTCTGGGTGGCGATGCACAGAGTCCCGTGGCCTGGTCGCTCAGCAGGGTGAGGAGAAGCTCTAACTGCCAGAGCCTGAGAATCGCCTCTTCTGAGGACATGGCGTAGTCCCTGTGCTCGCCTGCGCGCTACAGGGTCAGCTGACTGCCGTCCCTCCACTTACAACAGCGGGACGGCCAATCACCCGAACGCGCGCAGAGACCCGAACAAAGCCCATGGGAATCATGGGGCGTTCCTGGAGGGTCGCCTAGACgacccagcccagccccacccacagtgcctggcaaccTAGACCAGTCAGGGACGCGGCAGGAAATGGAAGAGCCTCCGCAAGACGCTCTGGCTGAACCCTTGAAACATGAAAGCCCAGCCGCTCCCTCAAGTGCTGGCCACACTAATGACCAGGAAGAAGACGACCAGAAGAACCAGGCCGAAAGGAAGGCAGATAACCACACTGCTCACAGACTAGCTGACCAGACTGCCCTAAGAGTGCCTAGCCAGGCTGAATCCAACATATTTAGCCAAGCTACCAACGGAGTAGCTGAACAAAATGGGCATAGTACACCTGGTCAGGCTGGCCGCAGAGCTTCCAACCCTGCTGATGTTTCTGACCTTAGAGCAGATGATCAGGTTAACCAAACACCGTCTGAGCAGACTGAAGGCAAGGCATCTAGCCAAGCTAATAATCTACAGTATGAACAGAGTAATGGTCACGAAAGAACTGCTGAACAGATTGAGCGAAGATTACCTAGCCAGGCTGAGAGAAGAACTTCTGGGCAGATTGATGGTAGACTGTCTATGCCATCTGACCAGAGAGGTTCCAGACAGATTGACCACAGAACGTCAGGCCAGGCTGAGAGAAGAACTTCCGAGCAGATTGGTGGTACATTATCTACACAGTCTAACCGAAGAGCTTCTAAACAGACCGATCACAGAATGGCAGGCCAGTCTGAGAGAAGAGCTTCCGAGCAGACGGACCGCAGAATGTCTGGTGAGGCTGAGCGAAGAACTTCTGAGCAGATTACACACAGATTATCCAAACTATCTGAGAGAAGACCTTCTGTGGAGATTGACAGTGGGTCATCCGTACCATCTGACCGAAGTCCTTCTGTACAGATTGACAGTGGATCGTCTGTACCATCTGACCAAAGACCTTCCATACAGATTGACCGCAGAATGTCAGGGAAAGTTAGGAGAAGAACTTCTGAGAAGACTGACTACAGATTGGCTGGCCTGGCTGACCAAGGAACTTCTGAGCAGACTGACCTCAGATTGTATGGCCTCGTTGACCACAAAACATCTGTAAAGACTCACCACCAAGTGTATGGCCAAGCCACTGAACTAGCTGAACACCAGGCTATTGACCCAGCTCATAGTAATGCTGATCAACCTCCAGTTGACGATGCTGACTACAGTGAATCTGACCAGACTGACCACTTGGCAGACAGACAAGCTAATCATAAAGACCAGCTGTCTTACTATGAAACACGTGGCCAGTCTGAAGATAGAACATTTCCCAAGTTAGGCAACAGCAAAGAGGACAAAGAGGCTGACTACAGAGTACAACCCTGCAAATTTGAGGATAGCCAAGTAGACCTCAATTCCAAGCCTTCAGCTGAAATGGAAACTCAAAATGCAACCACTATCCCAGCCTACAACCCAGTTGATGCCAGATTCACCAGTAACTTCCAAGCAGAAGACCAAGCCCTTTTCCCAAGACTCCCCTCCATCTCATCCAAATTGAACTATATCAGCAGTCAAGAAAAAACTCAAGCCATAGTAACCAAATCTGTAAGTTAAATAGGTGTTTGATACCTACCTGGGAGATCAGAGATCTAGACGGGGCCTGGAGAGTAAAAATAGGGGTACAATGGAAGGGCGCATATCGCATCAAGGATAAAGAATAAACCCACATGTTGTGGTATGTGTGACCCATAATTTCAGGAAGGGCAAGAGAAGGAtgggaaataaaagagaagtaTTGCCTTCTCTACTACTCAAAAGCCATTCAGGAAGGATTAATAAACCAGGATTCAGGAAACCTGCATTTTAAGTCCTGGTTCTGCAACTAACTCTGTGATATTAAGTCATtttccctctctgggcttctACCAGGAGAAGGGAATTTGGAGTTGATTAGACATCCCTGTAAAGGGAAAAGTACTTGAAGTTGATTGGCAATGCCTAAGGTACCTCCCAGGACATGAGGTGCATTATATTGCACCTGGAGACCTGGAGGATTATCCAAGTCTCTCttaaaaatgtgtcttttctCCAACTCCTGGTGTTAAGATCTCATCAACATCAGGTTTCACTGATAATGACAATCCCTAGGCCCTTCAGGCTTACTAAGGACTCTTTGGTGGGGGGATTTAAATTTCAGGATGAATTTTCAGAAATTGAGCAAGGAAAGGGTTATCGTATACGCAATCAAACTTATAGAAGGTTCCCTTCTATAGTTTATGAAGATCCTTATCAAGTTTCACTCCAATACATGGAAAAACACCACATTCTGCAAATATTCCAGGTAAACCTCTCAATTCCTCTCTTTAACTGTAAGTTTTTCAAGAGGTACAAGAAAGGGTGTATTCTGTAAAAAGGGATATATTCTAATTGAGAAGACAATAAGTGCATTAACATGTAGTTACCATAAGTAGTAAATGATAAACACCAAATAGATGATACCATCATATGAAGCCATTCAGAGGGATTAGAGATCAGGTAGGTTGGTTGATAGGGAAAAACTTGGCCAAGGGTTAAATAGCCGGTCTAGGAAGAAAGGACAAAATATTATCaattgaaaagaagagaaaaaggcaaTCCAGGCAGAAGTATTATACCATCGCGTGTTGCTTAATAACGAGGATATCTTCTGAGAGTTCTGAAacatgcatcattaggcaattttgtcactGTGTAAACAtcagtgtacttacacaaatctagatgatatagcctaccacacacttaggctatatggcatagcctattgctcctaggccgCAAAACTGTATCGTACATTATTATaatgaatactgtaggcaattgtaacacaatgggaagtatttgtgtatctaaacatagaaaacataCAGTACAATTACCATACGAGAGATAAAAATGGCACACCTCTATGGAGTACTTAACTATGTATGGAGCTTGCAGGCCTGGAAGTTGCTCTGAGCgagtcagtgagtggtgagtcAGTGTAAAGGCCTTGGATGTTACTGTACAATACTATAGACTTTAGAAACATTGTACaattaggctacactaaatttttttaacatatttttcttcaaaaccaaattaaccttagcttactgtagcttttttactttataaatttttaaatttttttaatctgacTTTTGTAATAATGCTTAGCTTAAAATACACATAGTACAGCtatacaaaaatgtttttctttacattcttaTTCTGTAACCttggttctattttttaatttttttacttttatttttctactttttaaacatttttgataaaaactaagacacaaatacacatattagCCTATGCCTTACAggatcaggatcatcaatatcactgtcttccaccttcacaacttgtcccactggaaggtcttcagaggcaataacatgcatggagctgtcatctcctgtgataacaatgccttctccTGGAATACCCCCTGAAAAACCTCCctgctgttttacagttaactttttttaaataggtAGAGTACATTCTAAATAAATCACATAGCAAGTACATAAACCAGCAGCATAGTCATTTATTTTCAAGTATGATGTACTGTACATAACTTCATGTGCTATATTTTTATACGACTGGTAGCAAAGTAAGTTTGTTTACAGCAGCATCACCACAGACACGAGTAATGCTTTGCACTATGGCGTTATGACAGCTATGATTCCTATCACTagacaataggaatttttcagctccattaaaaTCTCGAAACACATCACTATATGGAACATGACTATACTTTCAAAAGATGACCAATCTCATGACCATCTAAGAATCCACATTCTCTAGAGGggaaaagaaatactttaaaattgcTTCTAATTCTTCAAATTCTAAATCTCATTGACCTCAGGATGTGGTGCTGGAACTTGTGGTAAGAAAGGTGTAAAATATAAATGGCTTACCTCAAATGAAAACCTTTAAactgaaaattttttaatgtaaggaAGTAGAGAATAGAGGAAAGAGCACAGATTTTGTCATCTGTTAGCCCAAGTCTCAAATCCTAACTTTGCACTTCTTATCTTTGTGATTTGGGAAAAATTACTTAACTTTTGTGAACCTAAGATTCCTcatataaaataaggataagtGATGTCTACTTCATTAACCTTGGTCTAtgccttttcctttttcaaatgtCTTTTTGTTGGAAGAGTACTAATGGCTGGGTTTCTGGCTTTAATTAAAGAACTACTAATTATAAAACTGAAGGATGAAACCTGTTGAGACTTCCATTGAGACAGTAGAgttttaatcattttataattttcttcaccTGTGAAGAAAAAATGCTTATGCACGCAACATTGTTATAGGAAAAAATGGTAATTAAATATGTGTTCAACAGAAATAGATATGAAATACGTAATGGAATGACGTTGGTGCCTTAAATAGACCTGATTATTTTCTCCTGAAATTTGCCTGATTGTTATGCCCTGCAAGTGAGAATTGTGtttactttattataattttttaatttatttaataacgACAAAAGTATGGAAGTGAATCTaaagttttatatatactttttcataATATTATAATACTGAACATCATTTTTGCCATTTAGAATCAAATGTCTCAGAAGGAAGTTTCTATGCAAAATTgtgcagtgttttaaaatttttattcagaaGGTTTTTCTTGTACTGTTCTTcaaagcaaataatttatgaatttCTCAATCTAGCAAGACCACAATtctcaaaacaaatattttcttccaaacttTCTCCCTATCTCTGTGATCTTGGAAACTAGTAAAAATATCAATTGCTATTTatactaaatttttatttctctaaattttaCCTTAATTTGCCTAattttattagtaataataaagTAAGCTGTTACTTTGTAGAAATACACGAATTTCCTCAAAATACCATAGTGAGCCAGaaatagtggtgtgcacctatagtcctagctactcaggatgctgaggcaggaggattccttgagcccaggagtttgaagctgtagtgagctatgaactatgatagtaccactgcattccatcttgggtgacagagtaagaacccatctctgaaaaaaacaaaagctatgGTATGTGTTAGGTTAGTGGGAAACATAGCATCAAATATAACCTGACCACATAACTTTTGCTCAGAACCATAATGTGATGCcttatgctctctctctctcagcagaTTACTGAAAACTTAGTCTATGAAAAGCCAGAGGACCCCCTGAATTTTATGCTGTGCCAGGTATAGAATTGGAGAAAAAGAACaacctttttattctctttattgtaAGATACAGCACACATACAGCAAAGTGCATAGAACAAAGTACGTACGACTCTGAATTCTTATGGAGTAAACATACCTGTAACTACCattcaagtttttaaaacataaataaaacataaccAGCATCCCAGAAGCCCCCCTCCTTTCCCTCACAGTTACCTCCCACAAAAGGATTCTTTATGACCTTTATGACAATGACCTCctcacttttctttataattttatcacTAAACCTGAATCATGAAACACTTGTGTTTATATTTGTCAGCTTTTGAACTGTATATAAAGGGAATCATATCATATATAATCAATTGTATCTGGTTTCTTATGCTCAAAATTATGTCATTGGGATTGATCCATGCTGTTGTATGTGgctatagttcattcattttatttggcatgcgtgtccaatcttttggcttccctgggccactttggaagacaaattggagccacacataaaatatactaacaatgatagctgatgagaaaaaaaaaaacctcataatattttaagaaactttatgaatttgtgttgggcctcattcaaagctgtcctggacCACATGCAGCCCACAAactgcaggttggacaagcctGCTCGACAGTATTCATTGTGTAGGATACCAGAATTTGTCCTACTTTCAATGGGAATTCAGGTTGTTTCCAACTTGGAGTTATTACAAAAATTTTTGCTGTAAACCTTCTTGCACATGTCTTTTGGTAACACATTTCTCTTGAATGCATACCTTGAAGAGTAATTGCTGGATCGTAGGGTATGTGTTTCCTCAGCTTTAGTAGATTATTTCAAACAATTTCCCAAAGTGATTATAccaatttatgttcccaccagcgGTCTGTAagagttccagttgttccacatccttaccaatgCTTACTACTATGAGTGTTTTTAGCATCAGCCATTTTGATAGGTGAATAGTAATGTATCATTgcagtttcattttgctttttcctgATTACTAAGGCAGTTgcacatcttttcatttgtttattggccatttggaaaTACTTacttttctattgattgtttgtctttttcctaATCATTAGTAACAATTTTCCATATATTCTGGTTATGACTTCTTTGTTGATTATGCTTGTTGCAGGTGTCTTTCACTGTGtcttccctttatttctcttaaATGTATCTTTGCATGAacagaaattattaattttaatatagtcaaaTTTAACCATCTTTTGTTTTATGATTAGCATTTTCAGTGTCATATTTTAGAAGCTTCTCCTTAGCCCAAGCTCTTgacggagtctggctgtgtcactaaggctggagtgcagtggcaggatcttggctcactccaacctccaccgcctgggttcaagggattctcttgcctcccgagtagctgggactacaggcatgcgtcaccccgcccagctaaattttttgtatttttagtagagacaggatttcaccatgttggtcaggctggtcttgaactcctgacctcaaatgatcctcccgcctcggcctcccaaagtgctgggattacaggcatgagccatagcacccaATCGACCATAGTTTTCCATATTATCTCATGAAAGTTTCTTTGTGGTtggtctttttaaagagcagggggtgggggttagttttgtttgtttgtttgttgccttTCACATTTATATCCACAATTGGTCTGGGAATTGATTTTGTGCAGGGTATAAGGTGGGGTcaagtttcattttc belongs to Pongo pygmaeus isolate AG05252 chromosome 2, NHGRI_mPonPyg2-v2.0_pri, whole genome shotgun sequence and includes:
- the TEX55 gene encoding testis-specific expressed protein 55 isoform X2, with translation MEEPPQDALAEPLKHESPAAPSSAGHTNDQEEDDQKNQAERKADNHTAHRLADQTALRVPSQAESNIFSQATNGVAEQNGHSTPGQAGRRASNPADVSDLRADDQVNQTPSEQTEGKASSQANNLQYEQSNGHERTAEQIERRLPSQAERRTSGQIDGRLSMPSDQRGSRQIDHRTSGQAERRTSEQIGGTLSTQSNRRASKQTDHRMAGQSERRASEQTDRRMSGEAERRTSEQITHRLSKLSERRPSVEIDSGSSVPSDRSPSVQIDSGSSVPSDQRPSIQIDRRMSGKVRRRTSEKTDYRLAGLADQGTSEQTDLRLYGLVDHKTSVKTHHQVYGQATELAEHQAIDPAHSNADQPPVDDADYSESDQTDHLADRQANHKDQLSYYETRGQSEDRTFPKLGNSKEDKEADYRVQPCKFEDSQVDLNSKPSAEMETQNATTIPAYNPVDARFTSNFQAEDQALFPRLPSISSKLNYISSQEKTQAIVTKSDEFSEIEQGKGYRIRNQTYRRFPSIVYEDPYQVSLQYMEKHHILQIFQITENLVYEKPEDPLNFMLCQIHLPVFSTTKILTWNYQITRLSFLLTSNWVKSMENPGRRL
- the TEX55 gene encoding testis-specific expressed protein 55 isoform X1 yields the protein MEEPPQDALAEPLKHESPAAPSSAGHTNDQEEDDQKNQAERKADNHTAHRLADQTALRVPSQAESNIFSQATNGVAEQNGHSTPGQAGRRASNPADVSDLRADDQVNQTPSEQTEGKASSQANNLQYEQSNGHERTAEQIERRLPSQAERRTSGQIDGRLSMPSDQRGSRQIDHRTSGQAERRTSEQIGGTLSTQSNRRASKQTDHRMAGQSERRASEQTDRRMSGEAERRTSEQITHRLSKLSERRPSVEIDSGSSVPSDRSPSVQIDSGSSVPSDQRPSIQIDRRMSGKVRRRTSEKTDYRLAGLADQGTSEQTDLRLYGLVDHKTSVKTHHQVYGQATELAEHQAIDPAHSNADQPPVDDADYSESDQTDHLADRQANHKDQLSYYETRGQSEDRTFPKLGNSKEDKEADYRVQPCKFEDSQVDLNSKPSAEMETQNATTIPAYNPVDARFTSNFQAEDQALFPRLPSISSKLNYISSQEKTQAIVTKSDEFSEIEQGKGYRIRNQTYRRFPSIVYEDPYQVSLQYMEKHHILQIFQQITENLVYEKPEDPLNFMLCQIHLPVFSTTKILTWNYQITRLSFLLTSNWVKSMENPGRRL
- the TEX55 gene encoding testis-specific expressed protein 55 isoform X11 — encoded protein: MEEPPQDALAEPLKHESPAAPSSAGHTNDQEEDDQKNQAERKADNHTAHRLADQTALRVPSQAESNIFSQATNGVAEQNGHSTPGQAGRRASNPADVSDLRADDQVNQTPSEQTEGKASSQANNLQYEQSNGHERTAEQIERRLPSQAERRTSGQIDGRLSMPSDQRGSRQIDHRTSGQAERRTSEQIGGTLSTQSNRRASKQTDHRMAGQSERRASEQTDRRMSGEAERRTSEQITHRLSKLSERRPSVEIDSGSSVPSDRSPSVQIDSGSSVPSDQRPSIQIDRRMSGKVRRRTSEKTDYRLAGLADQGTSEQTDLRLYGLVDHKTSVKTHHQVYGQATELAEHQAIDPAHSNADQPPVDDADYSESDQTDHLADRQANHKDQLSYYETRGQSEDRTFPKLGNSKEDKEADYRVQPCKFEDSQVDLNSKPSAEMETQNATTIPAYNPVDARFTSNFQAEDQALFPRLPSISSKLNYISSQEKTQAIVTKSQITENLVYEKPEDPLNFMLCQVQEMMKKRDKM
- the TEX55 gene encoding testis-specific expressed protein 55 isoform X7 codes for the protein MEEPPQDALAEPLKHESPAAPSSAGHTNDQEEDDQKNQAERKADNHTAHRLADQTALRVPSQAESNIFSQATNGVAEQNGHSTPGQAGRRASNPADVSDLRADDQVNQTPSEQTEGKASSQANNLQYEQSNGHERTAEQIERRLPSQAERRTSGQIDGRLSMPSDQRGSRQIDHRTSGQAERRTSEQIGGTLSTQSNRRASKQTDHRMAGQSERRASEQTDRRMSGEAERRTSEQITHRLSKLSERRPSVEIDSGSSVPSDRSPSVQIDSGSSVPSDQRPSIQIDRRMSGKVRRRTSEKTDYRLAGLADQGTSEQTDLRLYGLVDHKTSVKTHHQVYGQATELAEHQAIDPAHSNADQPPVDDADYSESDQTDHLADRQANHKDQLSYYETRGQSEDRTFPKLGNSKEDKEADYRVQPCKFEDSQVDLNSKPSAEMETQNATTIPAYNPVDARFTSNFQAEDQALFPRLPSISSKLNYISSQEKTQAIVTKSDEFSEIEQGKGYRIRNQTYRRFPSIVYEDPYQVSLQYMEKHHILQIFQQITENLVYEKPEDPLNFMLCQV
- the TEX55 gene encoding testis-specific expressed protein 55 isoform X10, with product MEEPPQDALAEPLKHESPAAPSSAGHTNDQEEDDQKNQAERKADNHTAHRLADQTALRVPSQAESNIFSQATNGVAEQNGHSTPGQAGRRASNPADVSDLRADDQVNQTPSEQTEGKASSQANNLQYEQSNGHERTAEQIERRLPSQAERRTSGQIDGRLSMPSDQRGSRQIDHRTSGQAERRTSEQIGGTLSTQSNRRASKQTDHRMAGQSERRASEQTDRRMSGEAERRTSEQITHRLSKLSERRPSVEIDSGSSVPSDRSPSVQIDSGSSVPSDQRPSIQIDRRMSGKVRRRTSEKTDYRLAGLADQGTSEQTDLRLYGLVDHKTSVKTHHQVYGQATELAEHQAIDPAHSNADQPPVDDADYSESDQTDHLADRQANHKDQLSYYETRGQSEDRTFPKLGNSKEDKEADYRVQPCKFEDSQVDLNSKPSAEMETQNATTIPAYNPVDARFTSNFQAEDQALFPRLPSISSKLNYISSQEKTQAIVTKSITENLVYEKPEDPLNFMLCQNEAMDKRDGLGMVQRTCPKMFV